In a genomic window of Myxococcales bacterium:
- a CDS encoding HAMP domain-containing histidine kinase, giving the protein MASSDERAKVGASRRGDVAIDRALGAAAEGHLTRAGELAVFRSLSSYQSLRGVRWAIVLTQPEREAYAVAATTRRVTLLVAAIALALALAVGAFLAARLTRPLTALAARADAIAHGDTAPAPAIRGPGELGHLAARVEEMAGRIGERAELQAALARGDRLASVGVMAAQVAHEINNPLTTVLGYAALLAEDKPADHADRPGLELIAAESTRMKAIVAGLLGYARAESAHDRAEPTAPGAIGRLVAALLAPVVRKARVTLTVALDDAPAIAFDGHALQQVLVNLVTNAVHAAPDGAVAVTWSPMPGQAAIAIDVCDDGPGVPAAERGRVFDPFVTTKPADAGTGLGLAVVRHLVTRAGATVAVDDAAGGGARFRVIVATAPVVPTA; this is encoded by the coding sequence GTGGCCAGCTCCGACGAGCGCGCGAAGGTCGGCGCGTCGCGGCGCGGCGACGTCGCGATCGATCGCGCGCTGGGCGCGGCCGCCGAGGGCCACCTGACCCGCGCCGGCGAGCTGGCGGTGTTCCGCAGCCTGTCGAGCTACCAGTCGCTGCGCGGCGTGCGCTGGGCGATCGTGCTGACCCAGCCGGAGCGCGAGGCCTACGCGGTCGCGGCGACGACCCGGCGGGTCACGCTCCTGGTCGCGGCGATCGCGCTGGCGCTCGCGCTCGCGGTCGGCGCGTTCCTGGCCGCGCGGCTGACCCGCCCGCTGACCGCGCTGGCGGCCCGCGCCGACGCGATCGCCCACGGCGACACCGCGCCCGCGCCGGCGATCCGCGGCCCCGGCGAGCTCGGCCACCTGGCGGCGCGGGTCGAGGAGATGGCCGGGCGCATCGGCGAGCGCGCCGAGCTGCAGGCGGCGCTGGCCCGCGGCGATCGACTCGCGTCGGTCGGCGTCATGGCGGCCCAGGTCGCCCACGAGATCAACAACCCGCTGACCACCGTGCTCGGCTACGCGGCGCTGCTGGCCGAGGACAAGCCGGCCGACCACGCCGACCGCCCCGGCCTCGAGCTGATCGCGGCCGAGTCGACGCGGATGAAGGCGATCGTCGCCGGGCTCCTGGGCTACGCCCGGGCCGAGTCGGCCCACGATCGCGCCGAGCCGACCGCGCCCGGGGCGATCGGCCGGCTGGTCGCGGCGCTCTTGGCGCCGGTGGTCCGCAAGGCCCGGGTCACGCTGACGGTCGCGCTCGACGACGCACCGGCGATCGCGTTCGACGGCCACGCGCTGCAGCAGGTGCTGGTCAACCTGGTCACCAACGCGGTCCACGCCGCCCCCGACGGCGCCGTGGCCGTGACCTGGAGCCCGATGCCGGGCCAGGCGGCGATCGCGATCGACGTGTGCGACGACGGCCCGGGCGTGCCCGCGGCCGAGCGCGGCCGGGTCTTCGATCCGTTCGTCACGACCAAGCCCGCCGACGCCGGCACCGGCCTGGGCCTGGCGGTGGTCCGCCACCTGGTGACCCGGGCCGGCGCGACCGTCGCCGTCGACGACGCCGCGGGCGGCGGCGCGCGCTTCCGGGTGATCGTCGCGACCGCGCCCGTGGTACCAACCGCCTGA
- a CDS encoding sigma-54-dependent Fis family transcriptional regulator, whose protein sequence is MRGTILVIDDERGIRALCGDVLRRAGHEVEVAETAAAGLAAVGRRAFDLVLCDINLPDQDGVSLLPRLLDREPAPTVVLITAYPSIDTAVRGMKLGARDYLGKPFSPDELRLVVGRALAEDALRRDNAALRRQLALGGLLGDSAPMVELRRTIEKVGASDATVLVAGESGTGKELVARALHLASGRGSHAFVPVNCGALVGSLLDSELFGHVRGAFTGADHNKRGLVVTADRGTLLLDEIAELPLELQPKLLRTLQAGEVKPVGGTETVTVDVRVVAATNRDLRAEVAAGRFREDLFYRLAVITIEVPPLRSRRGDIAHLARAFAAAAAHRARRGHVELSDDAIAWLEAQPWPGNVRELENAIERAVVLASGDRLGVDDVRPPSERAVAAPIAALDPAGPVLTLDELERRHILAVLDACEGGKTKAAALLGINRTTLWKKLRQYGLE, encoded by the coding sequence CTGCGCGGCACCATCCTGGTCATCGACGACGAGCGCGGCATCCGCGCGCTGTGCGGCGACGTGCTGCGGCGCGCGGGCCACGAGGTCGAGGTGGCCGAGACCGCCGCCGCCGGCCTGGCCGCGGTCGGCCGGCGCGCGTTCGACCTGGTGCTGTGCGACATCAACCTGCCCGATCAGGACGGCGTGTCGCTCTTGCCCCGGCTGCTCGATCGCGAGCCGGCGCCGACGGTCGTGCTGATCACCGCGTACCCGTCGATCGACACCGCGGTCCGTGGCATGAAGCTCGGCGCCCGCGACTACCTGGGCAAGCCGTTCTCGCCCGACGAGCTGCGGCTGGTGGTCGGCCGCGCGCTGGCCGAGGACGCGCTGCGCCGCGACAACGCCGCGCTGCGCCGGCAGCTGGCGCTCGGCGGGCTGCTCGGCGACTCGGCGCCGATGGTCGAGCTGCGCCGCACGATCGAGAAGGTCGGCGCCAGCGACGCGACCGTGCTGGTCGCCGGCGAGAGCGGCACCGGCAAGGAGCTGGTGGCCCGCGCGCTGCACCTCGCGTCGGGCCGCGGCAGCCACGCGTTCGTGCCGGTCAACTGTGGCGCGCTGGTCGGCTCGCTGCTCGACAGCGAGCTGTTCGGCCACGTCCGCGGCGCGTTCACCGGCGCCGATCACAACAAGCGCGGGCTGGTCGTCACCGCCGATCGCGGCACGCTCCTGCTCGACGAGATCGCCGAGCTGCCGCTCGAGCTCCAGCCCAAGCTCCTGCGCACGCTCCAGGCCGGCGAGGTCAAGCCGGTCGGCGGCACCGAGACCGTCACCGTCGACGTGCGCGTGGTCGCGGCCACCAACCGCGATCTGCGGGCCGAGGTCGCGGCCGGGCGGTTCCGCGAGGATCTGTTCTACCGCCTGGCGGTGATCACGATCGAGGTGCCGCCGCTGCGCAGCCGCCGCGGCGACATCGCCCACCTGGCGCGCGCGTTCGCGGCCGCCGCCGCGCACCGGGCCCGCCGCGGCCACGTCGAGCTGTCCGACGACGCGATCGCCTGGCTCGAGGCCCAGCCGTGGCCGGGCAACGTCCGCGAGCTCGAGAACGCGATCGAGCGCGCGGTCGTCCTGGCCTCGGGCGATCGCCTCGGCGTCGACGACGTGCGCCCGCCGTCGGAGCGCGCGGTCGCGGCGCCGATCGCGGCGCTCGATCCGGCCGGCCCGGTGCTCACGCTCGACGAGCTCGAGCGCCGCCACATCCTCGCGGTGCTCGACGCGTGCGAGGGCGGCAAGACCAAGGCCGCGGCCCTGCTCGGCATCAACCGCACGACCCTGTGGAAGAAGCTGCGCCAGTACGGCCTCGAGTAG
- a CDS encoding phospho-sugar mutase, whose product MNESTVDRARAWVARDPDPETRAELASLIERAATDGTAADELDERMSGRLEFGTAGIRGVLAAGPQRMNQLQVREVTAGVAAYLVAEVPDACARGVVVGHDARHKSRLFAEETAAVLAAAGFTVWLAEAEWPTPVTAYAVRAQRAAAGVMVTASHNPPEYNGYKVYWGNGAQIIPPIDGGIAAAIERAAAAPIPVAELAAARAAGQVRAIGAAMESAYVEAVLALQVAPEVSRAALAIAYTPLHGVGAALVERVLAAAGFDRVATEPSQRAPDGAFPTVAFPNPEEKGAMDRVLALAARERAALVLANDPDADRLAVAIPDASTATGYRMLTGDQVGVLLADYLLAHAGAGPRLVACSLVSSQMLRFLAATYGADSKETLTGFKWIANEALAWQARTGGRFVMGYEEALGYCVGELVGDKDGVSAALLFAELAAWNRARGRTIAEHLDDLYRRVGLFVTEQVSITLPGADGIAAIKRGMAAVRGAPPTALGDVAVEQVRDLALGADGLPPSDVLVFALAEGRRVIMRPSGTEPKLKSYYEVRVAVGADEPLADARARGLADLGRLRDAHQALLRQAMGS is encoded by the coding sequence ATGAACGAGTCGACCGTCGATCGCGCCCGGGCCTGGGTCGCCCGAGATCCCGACCCCGAGACCCGCGCCGAGCTGGCCTCGCTCATCGAACGCGCGGCGACCGACGGGACCGCCGCCGACGAGCTCGACGAGCGGATGAGCGGCCGGCTCGAGTTCGGCACCGCCGGGATCCGGGGCGTGCTGGCGGCGGGCCCGCAGCGCATGAACCAGCTGCAGGTCCGCGAGGTCACCGCCGGCGTCGCGGCCTACCTGGTCGCCGAGGTGCCCGACGCCTGCGCCCGCGGGGTGGTCGTGGGGCACGACGCCCGCCACAAGTCGCGGCTGTTCGCGGAGGAGACCGCGGCGGTGCTGGCGGCCGCGGGGTTCACGGTGTGGCTGGCCGAGGCCGAGTGGCCGACGCCGGTGACCGCGTACGCGGTGCGCGCGCAGCGGGCGGCCGCCGGGGTCATGGTGACCGCCAGCCACAACCCGCCCGAGTACAACGGCTACAAGGTCTACTGGGGCAACGGCGCGCAGATCATCCCGCCGATCGACGGCGGCATCGCCGCCGCGATCGAGCGCGCCGCCGCGGCGCCGATCCCCGTGGCCGAGCTGGCGGCGGCCCGGGCCGCGGGCCAGGTGCGCGCGATCGGCGCGGCGATGGAGTCGGCGTACGTCGAGGCGGTGCTGGCGCTGCAGGTCGCGCCCGAGGTGTCGCGCGCGGCGCTGGCGATCGCGTACACGCCGCTGCACGGCGTCGGCGCGGCCCTGGTCGAGCGCGTGCTCGCCGCCGCGGGCTTCGATCGGGTCGCGACCGAGCCCAGCCAGCGCGCCCCCGACGGCGCGTTCCCGACGGTGGCCTTCCCCAACCCCGAGGAGAAGGGCGCGATGGATCGGGTGCTGGCGCTGGCGGCCCGCGAGCGCGCGGCGCTGGTGCTGGCCAACGACCCCGACGCCGACCGCCTGGCGGTCGCGATCCCCGACGCGTCGACGGCGACCGGTTACCGGATGTTGACCGGCGATCAGGTCGGCGTGCTGCTGGCCGACTACCTCCTGGCCCACGCCGGCGCCGGCCCGCGGCTGGTGGCGTGCAGCCTGGTGTCGTCGCAGATGCTCCGGTTCCTCGCCGCTACCTACGGCGCCGACAGCAAGGAGACGCTGACCGGCTTCAAGTGGATCGCCAACGAGGCGCTGGCGTGGCAGGCGCGCACCGGCGGGCGGTTCGTGATGGGCTACGAGGAGGCGCTCGGCTACTGCGTCGGCGAGCTGGTCGGCGACAAGGACGGCGTCTCGGCGGCGCTCCTGTTCGCGGAGCTGGCGGCGTGGAACCGCGCGCGCGGGCGGACGATCGCCGAGCACCTCGACGATCTCTATCGGCGGGTCGGGCTGTTCGTGACCGAGCAGGTCTCGATCACGCTGCCGGGCGCCGACGGCATCGCCGCGATCAAGCGCGGCATGGCCGCGGTGCGGGGCGCGCCGCCGACCGCGCTCGGCGACGTCGCCGTCGAGCAGGTGCGCGACCTGGCCCTGGGCGCTGACGGGCTGCCGCCGTCGGACGTGCTGGTGTTCGCGCTGGCCGAGGGCCGCCGCGTGATCATGCGGCCGTCGGGCACCGAGCCCAAGCTCAAGAGCTACTACGAGGTGCGGGTGGCGGTCGGCGCCGACGAGCCGCTGGCCGACGCGCGCGCCCGCGGCCTCGCCGATCTGGGGCGGCTGCGCGACGCGCACCAGGCGCTGCTGCGCCAGGCGATGGGCTCGTGA
- a CDS encoding zinc metalloprotease: MRRLASRASILLPLGLLALGACVMADEDTIDESGTPVAGDQRPGWSDANNRLCATPDVTAEEMTAVDDEASAYLAAHKNDVVANATGGTIPVYWHVINNGSSASSGNISDSQIASQISVLNAAYASTGWQFNLVSTDRTTNASWYTCAGGTCETQMKTALRQGSADDLNIYSNNMGGGLLGWATFPSSYASSPKMDGVVILYSSLPGGSAAPYNLGDTATHEVGHWMGLYHTFQGGCARKSTGGDGVSDTPAEKSAAFGCPVGRDTCANLAGADPITNFMDYTDDSCMDRFSAGQDTRMDSMFTTYRFGK, translated from the coding sequence ATGCGCCGTCTTGCTTCTCGCGCTTCGATTCTTCTGCCCCTGGGTCTGCTCGCGCTGGGCGCCTGCGTCATGGCCGATGAGGACACCATCGACGAGAGCGGCACCCCCGTGGCCGGCGACCAGCGCCCCGGCTGGTCGGACGCGAACAACCGCCTGTGCGCGACGCCCGACGTCACCGCGGAGGAGATGACAGCGGTCGATGACGAGGCCAGCGCCTACCTCGCCGCGCACAAGAACGACGTGGTCGCCAACGCCACCGGCGGGACCATCCCCGTCTACTGGCACGTGATCAACAACGGCAGCTCGGCCTCGAGCGGCAACATCTCCGACAGCCAGATCGCCTCGCAGATCAGCGTGCTCAACGCGGCCTACGCCTCGACCGGCTGGCAGTTCAACCTGGTCAGCACCGATCGCACCACCAACGCGAGCTGGTACACGTGCGCTGGCGGCACCTGCGAGACGCAGATGAAGACCGCGCTCCGCCAGGGCTCGGCCGACGACCTCAACATCTACTCGAACAACATGGGCGGCGGCCTGCTCGGCTGGGCGACCTTCCCGTCGAGCTACGCGTCGAGCCCGAAGATGGACGGCGTGGTCATCCTGTACTCGTCGCTGCCCGGCGGCAGCGCGGCGCCGTACAACCTCGGCGACACCGCGACCCACGAGGTCGGCCACTGGATGGGCCTGTACCACACGTTCCAGGGCGGCTGCGCCCGCAAGTCGACCGGTGGTGACGGCGTCTCCGACACCCCCGCCGAGAAGAGCGCGGCGTTCGGCTGCCCGGTCGGCCGCGACACCTGCGCCAACCTCGCCGGCGCCGACCCCATCACCAACTTCATGGACTACACCGACGACTCCTGCATGGACCGCTTCAGCGCGGGCCAGGACACGCGCATGGACTCGATGTTCACGACGTATCGCTTCGGCAAGTAA
- a CDS encoding esterase-like activity of phytase family protein, translated as MRFALALTLAACGARGPGLDREAAAALFTRVTIDTGGVHGLSGLAVDGDGTLWTVAERGAAAFAITLEGERATTVRAPVRGVPADEDLEAVAIAPDGLWVGTEGRDHGVARVFALTRVGDALVATAPPIELRQDEVGVEVGANRGAEGVCSAGDLLAIAIETAGTDGDGRWAPIVTIDRARDRRAVQRLRLTTTTGKLSALECWRDGERVRALAIERHFAVTRILAFDLGGDAATIVPTVVLDLAPVLRGSLNLEGLARLPDGRVVAAVDNQYRTITGPDELLVFRAPLVSPP; from the coding sequence GTGCGGTTCGCGCTGGCGCTGACGCTGGCGGCGTGCGGCGCGCGCGGGCCCGGGCTCGACCGCGAGGCCGCGGCGGCGCTGTTCACCCGGGTCACGATCGACACCGGCGGGGTCCACGGCCTCTCGGGCCTGGCGGTCGACGGCGACGGCACGCTGTGGACCGTCGCCGAGCGGGGCGCGGCGGCGTTCGCGATCACGCTCGAGGGCGAGCGCGCGACCACGGTGCGGGCGCCGGTGCGCGGCGTCCCGGCCGACGAGGATCTCGAGGCGGTCGCCATCGCGCCGGACGGTCTCTGGGTCGGGACCGAGGGGCGCGATCACGGCGTCGCGCGGGTGTTCGCGCTGACCCGCGTCGGCGACGCGCTGGTGGCGACGGCGCCGCCGATCGAGCTGCGCCAGGACGAGGTCGGCGTCGAGGTCGGCGCCAACCGCGGCGCCGAGGGCGTGTGCAGCGCCGGCGACCTGCTGGCGATCGCGATCGAGACCGCGGGCACCGACGGCGACGGGCGCTGGGCGCCGATCGTCACGATCGATCGGGCGCGCGATCGCCGCGCGGTCCAGCGGCTGCGGCTCACGACCACGACCGGCAAGCTGTCGGCGCTCGAGTGCTGGCGCGACGGCGAGCGCGTGCGCGCGCTGGCGATCGAGCGGCACTTCGCGGTCACGCGCATCCTGGCGTTCGACCTGGGCGGCGACGCCGCGACGATCGTGCCGACGGTGGTCCTCGATCTGGCGCCGGTGCTGCGCGGCAGCCTGAACCTCGAGGGGCTGGCGCGGCTGCCCGACGGGCGCGTGGTCGCCGCCGTCGACAACCAGTACCGGACGATCACCGGCCCCGACGAGCTGCTGGTGTTCCGCGCGCCGCTGGTCTCGCCGCCGTAG